The following nucleotide sequence is from Anguilla rostrata isolate EN2019 chromosome 3, ASM1855537v3, whole genome shotgun sequence.
TTTCCTATCCCTTCTCTGAATGTAATCCCCGCTTTAATCCGTTCTAATCCAGGTAGGCCTATATAATGCTAAAGCGATGTGGGGGAAATCGACAGAATGGCGTTCTGGTCTGTTGGACGACATCCAGGGGGAACGGAGGACGTCTGTGCGCCCGCAAAAACGCGGAGGTGGGTCTGCAGCACGGGTAAATCAAGGGTCATCACCTAACCTACAACATGCATTGTGTCcgtcatttgtattttttctcgTCTGTCTGCAACTGTTTAAAtagctgttgccatggcaaaaCAGGAAAATGTGTCGGACAATTCACTGCTACCGGACAATGTTACCGAAAATGGCTTTAACCGGCAGTGTGCTTGCCTTGTTGTTTGGGAACCCCCTTTTGTCTGTTGTGGATGAGTCATAAGCAGGCTATATTtattgtgtaataaatgcaacaAGAATCTCTGGCATTAGCCTACAGGTTTCTACACTGTGGGATTAACAGCAAACATCACAGTCCCAGTCAAGCAATCATCCAAGCCATTATATTAGCATTTAGTTTTATAAATTAGCCTAAGTATAATGTAGGCTATTGGTGTgagattaaaggaaaaacaggaACATCAGTGACAATTCAATGGTTACCATCTCCAGGCACCGTATAGTGGTAATACTGCAAACATTTTGTGCAaacgtgtctgtttgtgtaacATCCGTGGTAATCCGAAATTCCTGATTCAGGTGGGCCATGACGTCAGTGGTtgctaaaatgaatgaaaacttaAACAGTAGTGTGGCATAACTGATAGAGAACCGGCCTTATAACCTTTTAAGCCGTTGTGccattgagcaaggtgcttaatcAGAACTACTTACTTGAATTTTCATCAATGGACACCATCAAAGCATAAAACATCAATTTAttcacacctcacacagcatTAAACcttcaattaaaataatgtaggAATCGCACTTTCAAAAGCCTGAAGTTTATTCCAAgatattttctttacttttcaATAGATGGCAGCATTGGATCAGCTGTCTACACTGTCAAAGCTTTTAACAATTCGTATTGTCGCTCTGTGAAAAGCTTAAAATGTTCTTGTTTGCTTATCCAACACaaccatgtttatttattttcgtttttgACATATAAGACGTTATGTGTAGCACTTTTGGAAAATTCGTTCACGAATCAAAGATCACGAGTGCACCACCATTGCATGTAACCTGGGCTACTTTTCACGGTGACCGACACAGATATTATACAATAGTGATGACGGTGTTTCAGATAAATCTGTTATGGTTCAGGTAAATCCTTTTAATGCAAACTAAAACCATAATTTTGGCTTTGAATTCTAGTGCacttttttgtgtctgtttatcAAACGTCCTGTTCTGAATAGATTATTTTAATCCTCACTAAGTCTTTGGTGGTGTTTTCATGCACTGTTGTGaatttgcagtgtgtgtgtatgtgtgtgtatgtgtactagACGTGGGGTTGAATGAGTATTTTTCCGTCTCCTTTGTCCGCAGGagcagagctgcgcagctgcagttgCGGTGGCAGGAGGTAACGGAACGGGAGCGCAGGGCCTGGGCGCGCAACCGGCGGCTGCTGCAGGACTTCCAGAGGGCCCAGGACACGCTCAGGGACCTGGCCGCCCGCACCGCCGCCATGGCAACCATCCGAGTGAGGGGAAGTGGGTCTGGGCCCGGGGGATTCCATTCTCAGCATTTCCTGTTTGCCTGGACTTGATGCTTGCTGAGAAGTGCTGTCAAAGTGCACAGCGGTTTCACCTGCAACAGAATATTATTTCAGCCTGAGGCCATATTAAAATGCAGGCTATGACCATAAGTAAACTACCACTGACTGTGAATTGACTGAAATGGCTGAACCACCAATTTAATTAGATCATCCCCATGTTATGGATGTAAACTGATAATAAGATTGCTATACATTCTGATCATTGTACTTCCAGTTGTGTGAGTTGCTAACATTGTGCAACGggcccaccctcaccctcctgtcacctccttcctctcctcttacAGATGGAGTATGAGAGACAGCTGGAACAGCGATTCCCTCAATGGCAGCAGAGGTTTGAAGAGAAGAGGATTGCAGCTCAGCAGAACGAGGTGCGAATTGTACacacttctcacacacacagcttacattcaTCCACAAAATCAATTAATACTACTAGGTTTCACTGAAACAATACAGAGTCAAGGGAATCCAGGGAGGCTGTCTTGGCAGAGTTTTACTTTACTGTTATCATTGGTCATTGGTAAATCCAATGTGGctatgggttagggttagggttaggactaaCACAATTAAACTGACATAATACAAAGAAGTGAAAGGATAATTGTGTGATGAGCAGGACATAATGGACATTAGGTGAGGACAAGCATTTACCAGCAGGTAGAGCCATTGCTTCCTCGCAGTCTCTGAGAAATGCTGTGAATGCTGCACTTCCTTATGAACTCTTGTTGTTATTCTTACTTCATCAAAAAGGCCCACAGTCTAGTTGCAGAACTGTTCAGTATTGAACCTCGTCTTtcaccagcaggtggcgctgcaGTTGAAGGAAGCCCTGAGGGCGGtgaaggaaaagggaaaagaggAAGCTCACAGCAGGACCACCAAAGGAGTTAATGCTCCCCTGTCAtccccaggcccctccctcctccccaatTCACCTATCCTACCTCACAGGTTAATCACGCCAAAGAATGGAGAGAGTAAGTGGGGAAATCACAAGCATCTATCAGCCAGGCATGAATGGTATGAACCATGTCCGTTCCATTCCCTCGTaatatttgtgattttatgTATCCTCCAGCTCACCTTCACTCGTCTCAGGAAAAGAGCAAGGTGGTAAAAGAAAACTCTGCTGAGAATGACCCGTACACCCCATGGAACGTCTCGGTTCAGTCCTCCTGGATGACAGGAGGACATTCCAGAACAGGTGTTTCTCAAGCCAGTAATGATCAGAATCTCCATCCCCATTCTGATCTAAGAGGGTTCCAGGACCTCGTCAGAGCTGGGTATCCTTTTCAGCACCCCCTAAACCCCCTGGTCAGCCAACCCGTTGATGcctcctggctcctcccccaggaGCAGCCCCATAGAGAACTCATCATGGGGTACCCACCTGGCTGGCCAGGCCTGTGCAACGTTCCCAGGTTTCACTCTCCATACTCCCAGGTTCCTTGGCCTGGGTACCCCATTGTGGTTTGCAGAGATTGGGGCATGGCAGTTCCCCATGGGCCTGATGACAGGGTAGACTCtacaaggagagagagggtgagaagtGAGGGGCCAGAGTCCACCAAGGACAGCAGCCAGGGTGAGCAGGGATGCAAAAGACAGATGAGGACCAGCAATCAGTCCTATGAGCTGGACATCAAACCAGGTGAGCAGCCACTCCTCAGCTAGCTTCTGGAGCTGCAATGATTTTAACTGACTTCATGTTGCCAAATATTGCAGAGTATTACATAGTTGTTGTAGTTCTACACTACACTGATTAGCCTATATTAAGAACACCTGCAtttgtctgtgtgcctgtgtagtCCGTCTGTCCAGCACACAGGGTGACAGCAGTGAGGACGGCTCCATCAGCAGTGAGGCTGCAAAAGTGGACACTGCTCAGGTgttgaggaggagggagaaaaaaggaagaatgcGACAAAGTGGAATGAACAGAGGGGAAGCAGCTTCACGGAGGTGAGTATTGCCCATAACTTGCAGCAAAGCCcaccaaatttattttactggttTTGCTCATTATAAGGAAGGAAGCTTTAGACCAGCAGTGGCTCAGCTCAGTCATGGACAGCCACTGGgtatcttgttttgttttaaatatggtCCTCTTTACTTAACTGGAGTGTTACTAATCCAACTATTGCTTGACAAATATCTctaaaatctgaataaatgtgGTTCTCCTGGATTGATTTTGGTGAACCCCAAACATGGCCACAACTGAGATGAACTTTGCCAACTCTATGCAGTGTACCCACTCAGTGGAGTAAAGATAAACATAATTGTAACCAATGAGAGCTTTTTGGTCTGCTGTGCCGGGGCATGAATTGTCTTGAGTTGGACTACTTGAACTTACATTCTTGTTGACCAGCTGCAATGCCTCACTGTTGATTTAGGTCTTCAGCTGGGTCCAGTGTGAGCTCACTCACAGGAAGAGGTGTAGTAAGGGCTACAGATTCAAGAGCAACCTTTGAAGCTAGGAGCCAGAGGAGTGGTATGCCTTTAGCCACATCACCATCtactggagaggaggagagtcaTACTCAGGAGGAGGCCTCAGGAAGTGCAGGAGCcaaggcagagggaggggtcaaCCAGGCCACTGAGACTGAGCAGGAGACTGAGGACAGCAGCCAGAGAGATGGAGCAATAACAGATGAGATAGATGGAGATGAAGAGGTGGTGGAAAAGACAGTAGCAGAAAAGGAGATAGAAGGAAGGGAACAGGAAATGACTGAGAAGGGTAATGTGGAACAGGATGTTCAtaaaggagaagaggagagtggGGATGAGGGTACAGTTGAGGGAGAAGCATCATCATGTTCAGAGGTTGTAGAGGCCGAGAGAATGGGAGGACTCCTGGAGCATGctgaggaggaggtgaaggtggGAAAGAAGCTGAAGTTATCAGTCAAGGAGGTTGAGGAGGAGGATCCATGCTCTGAAAGCAATGGGTTcagtgaagaagaggaggacacagagggggaggtagaggtggaggagagggttGAGGAGAATGGTAGTTCTCTGGGacaggaggtggaggaagaggaggaggaggaagaagaagaagaaggtgaaCATGAAGGCTTTGGCCAGGAGGAAAATGGGGAAGATGAAGGGGACAGCTCTAGCAGTTTGGAGGAGGGAGAAACTGATGAAGGGGAAGAGAAAGGAAATGATTCAGTtgaagaggatgaagaggatgatgaagatgatgaaggAGTGGAAGGAACTGgagaagcagaagcagcagcagcagacaacGAGGAAGAGGAAAGCCAGGGAACAACAGACTCTGAAGATGAAATCATAACTTCACAGCTGGACAAAAGGTACACATTAATCTACTGGAATCACAGAAAAATGTCTAACATGGGTGTATGTATACATgcctatgcaaaaaaaaaaaaaaaaattattattattattattatttaaaaataataattagaaattccctaatttggaatgcccaagcATGCTTACGCTGCAACCATGATTGCTgattcaggagagcacagataAGCGTGTGCTATCCTAAGCATGTGATGTCTGGCACCATTTCTAATCACACTTCATTTAAGACTCAACAGATGCAAGTGGGGTTTGCTGGTGTATTATGTGTTATGTATTGTGACACTGACATCCCAGCCAACTCAAACTCTCCCATGATCCCAGCCACATTCTGTACTGGAGCAGCCTGGATTTGATACCAAACCCTGGGGCCCActcatgcactagaacagtgcctttgCAGTATGCTGCccctcaaaaacacatttaaaatttacagACTATTATGAATTTgctataaataattataaattggTTTGTGAATGTGTTACTTTACAGTAATTAATTCTCTATGTTTTATgatattgcatttattacagTAATGGCCAGTAAGCTACACATAGCAGGGGCCAAGAATGTGCCTGTATCTGGTTATATAGTTATCTGGTTATCTTCTTGAACCAGTTTTAACTGGTCTCTGTCATTGAAAAACATGTCAGTCAAAGCAATGATCACACATTTGCAGCTGATCCTGTGTTTGGTTACATCAGATGTTGGTAATCTCTGCCTTTGTGGATGCCA
It contains:
- the LOC135250126 gene encoding uncharacterized protein DDB_G0290685 isoform X4, with translation MLKRCGGNRQNGVLVCWTTSRGNGGRLCARKNAEVGLQHGSRAAQLQLRWQEVTERERRAWARNRRLLQDFQRAQDTLRDLAARTAAMATIRMEYERQLEQRFPQWQQRFEEKRIAAQQNEQVALQLKEALRAVKEKGKEEAHSRTTKGVNAPLSSPGPSLLPNSPILPHRLITPKNGETHLHSSQEKSKVVKENSAENDPYTPWNVSVQSSWMTGGHSRTGVSQASNDQNLHPHSDLRGFQDLVRAGYPFQHPLNPLVSQPVDASWLLPQEQPHRELIMGYPPGWPGLCNVPRFHSPYSQVPWPGYPIVVCRDWGMAVPHGPDDRVDSTRRERVRSEGPESTKDSSQGEQGCKRQMRTSNQSYELDIKPVRLSSTQGDSSEDGSISSEAAKVDTAQVLRRREKKGRMRQSGMNRGEAASRRSSAGSSVSSLTGRGVVRATDSRATFEARSQRSGMPLATSPSTGEEESHTQEEASGSAGAKAEGGVNQATETEQETEDSSQRDGAITDEIDGDEEVVEKTVAEKEIEGREQEMTEKGNVEQDVHKGEEESGDEGTVEGEASSCSEVVEAERMGGLLEHAEEEVKVGKKLKLSVKEVEEEDPCSESNGFSEEEEDTEGEVEVEERVEENGSSLGQEVEEEEEEEEEEEGEHEGFGQEENGEDEGDSSSSLEEGETDEGEEKGNDSVEEDEEDDEDDEGVEGTGEAEAAAADNEEEESQGTTDSEDEIITSQLDKRNNMTRKTATGTSCKTRAGGNIEDIEEEDEDVEQIAEDETHENESDGDKKLNDDYEDDEDGEDIEGLLAPRRDSSNHQERRVQTLPLPWIGSPRTRSPPHRG
- the LOC135250126 gene encoding uncharacterized protein DDB_G0290685 isoform X1; this translates as MLKRCGGNRQNGVLVCWTTSRGNGGRLCARKNAEVGLQHGSRAAQLQLRWQEVTERERRAWARNRRLLQDFQRAQDTLRDLAARTAAMATIRMEYERQLEQRFPQWQQRFEEKRIAAQQNEQVALQLKEALRAVKEKGKEEAHSRTTKGVNAPLSSPGPSLLPNSPILPHRLITPKNGETHLHSSQEKSKVVKENSAENDPYTPWNVSVQSSWMTGGHSRTGVSQASNDQNLHPHSDLRGFQDLVRAGYPFQHPLNPLVSQPVDASWLLPQEQPHRELIMGYPPGWPGLCNVPRFHSPYSQVPWPGYPIVVCRDWGMAVPHGPDDRVDSTRRERVRSEGPESTKDSSQGEQGCKRQMRTSNQSYELDIKPVRLSSTQGDSSEDGSISSEAAKVDTAQVLRRREKKGRMRQSGMNRGEAASRRSSAGSSVSSLTGRGVVRATDSRATFEARSQRSGMPLATSPSTGEEESHTQEEASGSAGAKAEGGVNQATETEQETEDSSQRDGAITDEIDGDEEVVEKTVAEKEIEGREQEMTEKGNVEQDVHKGEEESGDEGTVEGEASSCSEVVEAERMGGLLEHAEEEVKVGKKLKLSVKEVEEEDPCSESNGFSEEEEDTEGEVEVEERVEENGSSLGQEVEEEEEEEEEEEGEHEGFGQEENGEDEGDSSSSLEEGETDEGEEKGNDSVEEDEEDDEDDEGVEGTGEAEAAAADNEEEESQGTTDSEDEIITSQLDKRNNMTRKTATGTSCKTRAGGNIEDIEEEDEDVEQIAEDETHENESDGDKKLNDDYEDDEDGEDIEGLLAPRRDSSNHQVCVVKGKESPDPTPPLDREPKDKITSPQRVKGLKITVKSTSKALWKDSDSDLEDNKPGKTDLTMPVKDVLEDFDEFYD
- the LOC135250126 gene encoding uncharacterized protein DDB_G0290685 isoform X2, which encodes MLKRCGGNRQNGVLVCWTTSRGNGGRLCARKNAEVGLQHGSRAAQLQLRWQEVTERERRAWARNRRLLQDFQRAQDTLRDLAARTAAMATIRMEYERQLEQRFPQWQQRFEEKRIAAQQNEVALQLKEALRAVKEKGKEEAHSRTTKGVNAPLSSPGPSLLPNSPILPHRLITPKNGETHLHSSQEKSKVVKENSAENDPYTPWNVSVQSSWMTGGHSRTGVSQASNDQNLHPHSDLRGFQDLVRAGYPFQHPLNPLVSQPVDASWLLPQEQPHRELIMGYPPGWPGLCNVPRFHSPYSQVPWPGYPIVVCRDWGMAVPHGPDDRVDSTRRERVRSEGPESTKDSSQGEQGCKRQMRTSNQSYELDIKPVRLSSTQGDSSEDGSISSEAAKVDTAQVLRRREKKGRMRQSGMNRGEAASRRSSAGSSVSSLTGRGVVRATDSRATFEARSQRSGMPLATSPSTGEEESHTQEEASGSAGAKAEGGVNQATETEQETEDSSQRDGAITDEIDGDEEVVEKTVAEKEIEGREQEMTEKGNVEQDVHKGEEESGDEGTVEGEASSCSEVVEAERMGGLLEHAEEEVKVGKKLKLSVKEVEEEDPCSESNGFSEEEEDTEGEVEVEERVEENGSSLGQEVEEEEEEEEEEEGEHEGFGQEENGEDEGDSSSSLEEGETDEGEEKGNDSVEEDEEDDEDDEGVEGTGEAEAAAADNEEEESQGTTDSEDEIITSQLDKRNNMTRKTATGTSCKTRAGGNIEDIEEEDEDVEQIAEDETHENESDGDKKLNDDYEDDEDGEDIEGLLAPRRDSSNHQVCVVKGKESPDPTPPLDREPKDKITSPQRVKGLKITVKSTSKALWKDSDSDLEDNKPGKTDLTMPVKDVLEDFDEFYD
- the LOC135250126 gene encoding uncharacterized protein DDB_G0290685 isoform X3; amino-acid sequence: MAFWSVGRHPGGTEDVCAPAKTRRSRAAQLQLRWQEVTERERRAWARNRRLLQDFQRAQDTLRDLAARTAAMATIRMEYERQLEQRFPQWQQRFEEKRIAAQQNEQVALQLKEALRAVKEKGKEEAHSRTTKGVNAPLSSPGPSLLPNSPILPHRLITPKNGETHLHSSQEKSKVVKENSAENDPYTPWNVSVQSSWMTGGHSRTGVSQASNDQNLHPHSDLRGFQDLVRAGYPFQHPLNPLVSQPVDASWLLPQEQPHRELIMGYPPGWPGLCNVPRFHSPYSQVPWPGYPIVVCRDWGMAVPHGPDDRVDSTRRERVRSEGPESTKDSSQGEQGCKRQMRTSNQSYELDIKPVRLSSTQGDSSEDGSISSEAAKVDTAQVLRRREKKGRMRQSGMNRGEAASRRSSAGSSVSSLTGRGVVRATDSRATFEARSQRSGMPLATSPSTGEEESHTQEEASGSAGAKAEGGVNQATETEQETEDSSQRDGAITDEIDGDEEVVEKTVAEKEIEGREQEMTEKGNVEQDVHKGEEESGDEGTVEGEASSCSEVVEAERMGGLLEHAEEEVKVGKKLKLSVKEVEEEDPCSESNGFSEEEEDTEGEVEVEERVEENGSSLGQEVEEEEEEEEEEEGEHEGFGQEENGEDEGDSSSSLEEGETDEGEEKGNDSVEEDEEDDEDDEGVEGTGEAEAAAADNEEEESQGTTDSEDEIITSQLDKRNNMTRKTATGTSCKTRAGGNIEDIEEEDEDVEQIAEDETHENESDGDKKLNDDYEDDEDGEDIEGLLAPRRDSSNHQVCVVKGKESPDPTPPLDREPKDKITSPQRVKGLKITVKSTSKALWKDSDSDLEDNKPGKTDLTMPVKDVLEDFDEFYD